Proteins from a single region of Eremothecium gossypii ATCC 10895 chromosome VI, complete sequence:
- a CDS encoding AFR234Wp (Syntenic homolog of Saccharomyces cerevisiae YGL224C (SDT1) and YER037W (PHM8)), with translation MAPTFGVTHAMQLKQYQEQVAQQLLENTKHLESLTHPGSKVHFPVDVETFPEPDMRLRVFFFDIDNCLYKRSTKIHDLMQVSIQQYFKHQLCLGDDEARELNHTYYRQYGLAIRGLVKHHQIDALDYNRMVDDALPLQNILQPDPELREMLLRLRTSGKVDKLWLFTNAYKNHGLRCVRLLGIADLFDGITYCDYSKEDLICKPDPLAFDKARRESGLGAYSNAYFVDDSGNNIRTSLELGILNCAHVVEREVDEDLGNSPRGCKIISQITDIPEAFPELFA, from the coding sequence ATGGCGCCCACTTTTGGTGTTACCCACGCAATGCAACTGAAGCAGTACCAGGAACAGGTAGCCCAACAGTTACTGGAAAACACCAAGCACCTAGAGTCTCTTACACACCCCGGGTCGAAGGTGCACTTTCCGGTGGACGTTGAGACGTTTCCGGAGCCAGATATGCGGCTTCGGGTGTTCTTCTTCGATATCGACAACTGTTTGTACAAGCGATCGACCAAGATCCATGATTTAATGCAGGTATCCATACAACAGTATTTCAAGCATCAGTTGTGTTTGGGGGATGATGAGGCGCGCGAGCTTAATCACACATATTACCGGCAATATGGTCTTGCCATTCGGGGCCTTGTGAAGCACCACCAAATCGATGCCCTCGACTACAACAGGATGGTGGATGATGCGCTTCCCTTGCAGAATATATTGCAGCCCGATCCCGAACTCCGGGAGATGTTGCTGCGGCTTCGGACTTCTGGGAAAGTCGACAAGTTGTGGCTCTTTACTAACGCGTATAAGAACCACGGGCTTCGCTGTGTGCGCTTGTTGGGCATCGCAGACTTGTTCGACGGTATCACATACTGCGACTACTCGAAGGAAGACTTAATATGCAAACCCGACCCACTAGCATTTGATAAAGCACGCCGTGAAAGCGGTTTGGGGGCCTATAGCAACGCGTACTTTGTGGACGACAGCGGCAATAACATCAGAACAAGTTTGGAGTTAGGCATATTAAATTGTGCTCATGTGGTCGAACGGGAGGTTGATGAGGACCTTGGAAATTCGCCCCGTGGTTGCAAAATCATCTCACAAATAACCGATATACCGGAGGCATTTCCCGAATTATTTGCATAG
- the COG1 gene encoding Golgi transport complex subunit COG1 (Syntenic homolog of Saccharomyces cerevisiae YGL223C (COG1)), translated as MAATTEELFTTCSIAGVRDTKLQLSQQLARSREQLNHQLQASYGEILHVCGQVTELYQASREVDGKFMDLCFNDPDYKLGQLQEVWQEDVARGFRLSSGPRGVEESLQNTEELLELGQWSASISAFERSPGPATLELLLEHFRVVAARTQARTALVSRGCRKLEAFLVEGVPRALGTNLYIDLYELLEAFPHHAFGTAVLNAILDCLLVDHRDVLADKSRQVQLFIKRPEFVAGIRQKLRRDLDAELSRCRAACTRTDEPAFSPYDCSAMDTDTARFVFDLVYYDKGLTTAARVEIAECIDNAIAMLTELKNFETDGAVLDNLRDNWRLLLRKELDGYPPSADTPATADVVDEIVATYTTDRYRSLLEDKLQLLE; from the coding sequence ATGGCGGCCACTACTGAAGAGCTCTTCACCACATGTTCGATTGCAGGAGTGCGGGACACGAAGCTTCAGCTctcgcagcagctggcgagAAGCCGGGAGCAACTCAATCACCAACTGCAGGCGTCTTATGGCGAGATACTGCACGTATGTGGGCAGGTTACAGAGCTCTACCAGGCCAGCCGTGAAGTGGATGGGAAGTTCATGGACCTCTGCTTCAATGACCCTGATTACAAGCTGgggcagctgcaggaagTGTGGCAGGAAGATGTTGCGCGCGGGTTTCGCCTCTCCAGTGGGCCTCGGGGCGTCGAAGAAAGCTTGCAGAACACAGAGGAGCTATTGGAGTTGGGCCAGTGGTCGGCAAGTATATCAGCGTTTGAGCGTAGTCCGGGACCGGCTACGCTAgaactgctgctggagcacTTTCGCGTAGTGGCTGCCCGCACACAAGCGCGCACTGCGCTCGTGagccgcggctgccgcaAGCTGGAGGCCTTTCTGGTAGAAGGTGTGCCCCGCGCCTTGGGCACAAATTTGTACATCGATCTTTACGAACTGTTGGAAGCGTTCCCGCACCATGCCTTCGGCACCGCAGTGCTGAATGCTATACTGGATTGCCTACTTGTAGACCATCGCGACGTGCTTGCGGACAAATCCCGTCAGGTCCAGCTCTTCATCAAGCGCCCGGAGTTCGTCGCCGGTATTCGCCAGAAGCTACGTCGCGACCTGGACGCCGAGCTGTCGCGCTGTCGCGCTGCTTGCACACGCACCGACGAGCCGGCATTTTCTCCCTATGACTGCAGTGCAATGGACACAGATACAGCGCGCTTTGTCTTCGACCTGGTTTACTATGACAAGGGCCTGACCACAGCGGCCCGCGTAGAAATCGCTGAATGCATTGACAACGCTATTGCAATGCTGACAGAGCTCAAAAACTTTGAGACTGATGGAGCCGTCTTGGACAATCTTCGGGATAATTGGAGACTTTTGCTGCGCAAGGAGCTGGACGGCTATCCGCCCTCCGCGGATACCCCCGCTACAGCTGACGTGGTTGATGAAATTGTAGCAACATATACTACGGATAGGTACCGTAGTTTATTAGAGGATAAGCTGCAGCTTCTAGAATGA
- the GAP1 gene encoding amino acid permease GAP1 (Non-syntenic homolog of Saccharomyces cerevisiae YKR039W (GAP1)) has translation MAKQAGTPDDDVEDIEKSFYVSGKEQARVSTDLAVDEPISVQPEPRKGWNGFVDTFRRAEMPVIDPNLSEAEKLAIRTAAAPLSRRLKNRHLQMIAIGGAIGVGLFVGSGKALATAGPAGVLIGWGLTATMILIMCLSLGELAVTFPVSGGYITYAARFIDESWGFANNFNYMMQAMVVMPLEIVAASVTVGYWDTDPKYKLAFVALFWVVIVSINLFGVRGFGEAESIFSLIKVITIIGFIIMGVVLISGGGPDHEVIGGKYWNDPGPFVGNAPSDKFKGVCSVFVTAAFSFAGSELIGLAAAETREPRKSIPKAAKQVFWRITLFYILSLLIVGLLVPSNNEHLLAPQQIDAAHSPFVIAMDMHRIRVLPSIINVVILTAVISVGNSSVYSSSRTMCALAEHGFLPKIFGYIDRKGRPLFAICFTSLFGLLCFVAGAKEEGEIFDWLLAISGLSSFFTWLTINLAHMRFRMALKAQGRTTNELSFTSPTGFIGSCYAVGLICVVLVAQFWVALYPPSPDGTSAKPSPILFFKQYLSFAVAIVMYLAHKIWSRNWKFFIKAKEMDIDTGRRELDLELFKEELAQERALLAQKPFIIRVFNFWC, from the coding sequence ATGGCGAAACAGGCAGGAACGCCGGACGACGACGTCGAGGACATAGAGAAAAGCTTCTATGTAAGTGGAAAAGAGCAAGCGCGCGTGAGTACAGACTTGGCGGTGGATGAGCCAATTTCTGTACAGCCGGAGCCTCGGAAAGGGTGGAACGGTTTTGTCGACACGTTCAGGCGGGCAGAGATGCCCGTCATAGATCCCAACCTGTCTGAGGCTGAGAAGCTGGCCATCCGGactgcggccgcgccgctgAGTAGGCGTCTGAAAAACCGGCACCTGCAGATGATTGCGATCGGGGGCGCAATCGGGGTGGGTCTGTTCGTCGGGTCAGGAAAGGCGCTCGCCACGGCGGGGCCGGCAGGGGTGCTGATCGGCTGGGGTCTAACGGCAACGATGATCTTGATCATGTGTCTGTCGTTGGGAGAGCTTGCGGTGACGTTTCCGGTGTCCGGGGGGTACATTACGTATGCAGCGCGGTTCATTGACGAGTCGTGGGGCTTTGCCAACAACTTCAACTACATGATGCAGGCTATGGTGGTTATGCCACTGGAGATTGTAGCTGCTTCAGTGACTGTGGGCTACTGGGATACAGATCCAAAGTACAAGTTGGCGTTTGTGGCCTTGTTTTGGGTGGTCATCGTCTCCATCAACCTTTTCGGTGTGAGGGGGTTTGGTGAGGCTGAAAGCATCTTTTCCCTAATTAAGGTAATCACGATCATCGGCTTCATAATAATGGGCGTTGTTCTTATATCAGGCGGTGGACCAGATCACGAGGTGATAGGTGGTAAGTACTGGAATGATCCTGGGCCCTTTGTCGGTAATGCGCCTAGTGATAAGTTCAAGGGCGTGTGCAGTGTGTTTGTCACAGCGGCATTCTCGTTCGCGGGATCAGAACTTATTGGTCTAGCTGCTGCAGAAACGCGGGAGCCCAGAAAATCAATTCCCAAGGCTGCAAAGCAGGTGTTCTGGAGGATCACATTATTCTACATTCTGAGTTTGCTGATTGTGGGCCTGTTAGTCCCATCCAACAACGAGCACCTACTAGCTCCTCAACAGATCGATGCTGCACATTCGCCATTCGTGATTGCGATGGACATGCATCGTATTCGCGTCCTGCCATCAATTATTAACGTCGTTATACTGACTGCCGTTATCTCTGTCGGTAACTCGTCCGTGTATAGCTCTTCCAGGACCATGTGTGCCCTGGCTGAACATGGATTCTTGCCAAAGATCTTTGGCTATATTGACAGGAAAGGCAGGCCCCTGTTTGCGATATGCTTTACTTCCCTTTTTGGTTTGCTCTGTTTCGTAGCGGGCGCGAAGGAGGAGGGTGAGATATTTGACTGGCTATTGGCGATATCCGGGTTGTCATCCTTCTTCACGTGGCTCACAATTAACCTGGCTCATATGCGGTTCCGGATGGCGTTAAAAGCCCAAGGAAGAACTACCAATGAACTCTCATTTACAAGTCCTACTGGATTTATTGGATCCTGTTATGCTGTCGGTCTGATTTGCGTTGTTTTGGTTGCTCAATTTTGGGTTGCACTCTACCCTCCATCTCCAGATGGAACCAGCGCAAAGCCTTCGCCCATCTTGTTCTTTAAGCAATATCTTTCGTTCGCTGTCGCAATAGTTATGTACCTTGCACACAAGATATGGTCAAGGAATTGGAAGTTTTTTATTAAAGCCAAGGAGATGGACATCGATACCGGTCGGAGAGAGCTCGATTTGGAGCTTTTCAAAGAGGAGCTTGCTCAAGAAAGGGCACTTCTTGCTCAGAAGCCCTTTATTATTAGAGTGTTTAACTTCTGGTGTTAG
- the EDC1 gene encoding Edc1p (Syntenic homolog of Saccharomyces cerevisiae YGL222C (EDC1) and YER035W (EDC2)): MSSDTMFINSARLLPTENRKVKQLQRPDRKKHTRGSYAAQKQQLPNGEQPNFGHGQKQSRKRGSGRQKGRDGAAGDSANVGLTEDLKQLLSIPSGSAGSESAQKETSAGQPATGAVADRKRSVPAGGPAGKSSSEPASASSAVDGMPGLGFQSAHVPFSSPVVNHPMLAEPAATGPVLSVPFPGHVAGYMPCVNNTRVQYPLQTRNNVPMSQPMSQPMSQPMSQPMSQPMSQPISPYLPQGFQMHPQSFVGLPVAPMYPQYMSAQYQSPKQQSACQMPLRAQPPLIPSITRNALPCVSSANSTAKASVRSKGSPGSEGGSRRSQNWKSSQNVGYAGATFATDQPALSSLPKPSFV, encoded by the coding sequence ATGTCCTCGGATACAATGTTTATCAATAGCGCGCGGTTGCTTCCCACTGAAAACCGAAAAGTCAAGCAGTTGCAGAGGCCTGACAGGAAGAAACATACGCGGGGAAGCTACGCGGCACAGAAACAACAGTTGCCCAACGGCGAGCAGCCTAATTTTGGACACGGGCAGAAACAATCGAGGAAGCGGGGATCGGGCAGGCAGAAGGGCCGCGACGGCGCGGCTGGAGACTCTGCCAACGTGGGGCTGACGGAAGACTTGAAACAGCTGCTTTCGATTCCCTCGGGCTCTGCTGGGTCTGAGAGCGCACAGAAAGAGACGAGCGCGGGGCAGCCAGCTACAGGGGCAGTGGCGGACCGGAAGCGCAGCGTGCCGGCTGGCGGGCCTGCTGGGAAGAGCAGCTCGGAGCCGGCGTCTGCCTCGTCGGCTGTGGATGGGATGCCGGGGCTGGGATTCCAGTCCGCACATGTGCCTTTTTCTTCGCCGGTGGTGAACCACCCTATGCTGGCGGAGCCGGCTGCTACCGGTCCCGTTCTTTCGGTGCCCTTCCCGGGCCACGTTGCAGGCTATATGCCCTGCGTAAATAACACTCGCGTGCAGTATCCTCTCCAAACAAGAAATAACGTTCCAATGTCGCAGCCAATGTCGCAGCCAATGTCACAGCCAATGTCGCAGCCAATGTCGCAGCCAATGTCACAACCGATATCTCCGTACCTTCCACAAGGTTTCCAAATGCACCCACAAAGCTTTGTAGGACTGCCAGTTGCCCCCATGTACCCGCAGTATATGTCTGCTCAATATCAGTCACCAAAACAGCAATCGGCGTGCCAGATGCCTCTGCGCGCACAACCGCCTCTGATCCCGAGCATTACACGGAACGCACTGCCATGCGTTTCCAGTGCTAATTCCACCGCCAAGGCCAGTGTGCGCTCTAAGGGATCGCCCGGCAGCGAGGGAGGCAGCAGGAGGTCCCAAAACTGGAAGAGCAGCCAGAATGTAGGTTATGCCGGTGCCACTTTTGCGACCGACCAGCCAGCGCTCTCTTCACTACCCAAACCAAGCTTTGTTTAG
- the KRE29 gene encoding Smc5-Smc6 complex subunit KRE29 (Syntenic homolog of Saccharomyces cerevisiae YER038C (KRE29)) — translation MNAEQGDFVDDSQDEDDQIIPVGLSESDASEVHNMINSDLSDAISSLDDERDSDWENGTGEEFENSVANDPILNKVISSRVHESTPVPPINREVGAREATLEQIRASQMREQIDRSLIDNIEKLERLQKQINSSPEKPWLRSTDVVEERRQAISAKIVNPVPKRLLEYLARDRVGSNKDWYFLTHNAIYQEPTLTELFLGSRPLLSIRDLYLQFGASEDALDAEFKILECNSYEQLNNRAPLELMCYEIERHIPFSANDQLELSLRYFILFILDRKVFDCVELDTEWCATLWEKHKAIDRIAVYLSVVPKDCYFLHYRATRLLPLKDELLCKLFIGSQPQEVIKQFDTLLENDDWFQILYFMLLVNGLPDYPLGGIRIWQYFKDRIYDMNIDNVSSIELSLLKSYVNMCTSYK, via the coding sequence ATGAATGCAGAGCAAGGCGACTTTGTAGACGACTCGCAAGATGAGGATGATCAGATAATACCTGTTGGACTTTCAGAAAGCGATGCTAGTGAAGTCCATAACATGATCAACTCAGATCTTTCTGATGCCATCTCGTCCTTAGACGACGAACGCGATAGCGATTGGGAGAATGGGACCGGAGAAGAGTTTGAGAACTCAGTGGCCAATGATCCAATACTGAATAAGGTTATAAGTTCAAGAGTGCATGAATCTACGCCGGTTCCCCCTATTAATAGAGAAGTTGGGGCGAGGGAAGCGACGCTGGAGCAAATTCGAGCCTCACAGATGAGAGAGCAAATAGACAGAAGCCTTATCGATAATATAGAGAAGCTGGAACGGCTACAGAAACAGATCAATAGCTCCCCTGAAAAGCCATGGTTACGGTCTACGGATGTAGTCGAAGAACGTCGCCAGGCCATCTCTGCCAAGATAGTCAATCCAGTCCCGAAGCGCCTTCTTGAGTACCTCGCAAGGGATAGGGTAGGGTCAAACAAGGACTGGTACTTTTTAACCCATAATGCGATATATCAGGAACCTACCCTTACTGAACTTTTCCTCGGCAGCCGACCTTTGCTCTCAATTCGAGATTTGTACCTGCAATTTGGTGCTTCAGAGGATGCTCTTGACGCGGAGTTTAAGATTCTAGAATGCAATTCGTATGAACAACTGAATAACAGGGCACCACTTGAACTAATGTGCTATGAGATAGAGCGACACATTCCGTTTTCTGCCAATGACCAGCTTGAGCTTTCTTTACGCTATTTCATCCTTTTCATTCTTGATCGCAAGGTTTTCGATTGTGTCGAACTGGACACTGAATGGTGTGCTACGTTATGGGAAAAACACAAGGCTATTGATAGAATAGCCGTGTATCTTTCAGTTGTTCCTAAAGATTGTTATTTTCTGCACTATCGTGCGACacgcctgctgccgctcAAAGATGAGTTACTTTGCAAACTCTTTATAGGATCTCAGCCCCAAGAGGTGATAAAGCAGTTTGACACACTATTGGAAAATGATGACTGGTTTCAGATCCTCTACTTCATGCTACTAGTGAACGGGTTGCCGGATTACCCCCTAGGCGGAATTCGAATATGGCAATATTTCAAAGATCGCATATACGACATGAACATAGACAATGTTTCGTCAATTGAACTATCTTTATTGAAAAGTTATGTTAACATGTGTACGAGTTACAAATAG
- the ARB1 gene encoding ATP-binding cassette family ATPase ARB1 (Syntenic homolog of Saccharomyces cerevisiae YER036C (ARB1)) produces the protein MPPVSTSKAKREAKKAERDAKRAASGKPTTARRTKKKDGDDADLAADEIAKLKLQQDKDGISDRVVTGVLDSLETSRDVKMSSVSLLFHGKVLIQDSQLELNYGRRYGLLGENGCGKSTFLKAIASREYPIPENIDVYLLDEPAEPSEYSALEYVVREAQNELKRLEDLVEKILLEDGPESELLDPLYEKMDSMDPSTFESRAAIILIGLGFNAKTINKKTKDMSGGWKMRVALAKALFVKPTLLLLDDPTAHLDLEACVWLEEYLKRFDRTLVLVSHSQDFLNGVCTNMLDMRLQKLTAYGGNYDSYVKTRSELETNQMKQYHKQQEEIAHIKKFIASAGTYANLVKQAKSRQKILDKMEADGLIQAVVADRVFSFRFPEVERLPPPVLAFDEISFSYDGNPENNLYEKLNFGVDMDSRTALVGPNGVGKSTLLKIMTGELTPHGGRVSRHTHVKLGVYSQHSQDQLDLTKSALEFVRDKYAHISEDFQFWRGQLGRYGLTGEAQTAQMATLSEGQRSRVVFALLALEQPNVLLLDEPTNGLDIPTIDSLADAIDAFNGGVVVVSHDFRLLDRIAKDIYVVENKTATRWDGSILDYKNKLAKNVVL, from the coding sequence ATGCCACCAGTTTCCACATCAAAGGCCAAAAGAGAAGCTAAAAAGGCTGAGAGAGATGCTAAGAGAGCAGCATCCGGTAAGCCTACTACCGCTCGTAGAACCAAGAAGAAGGATGGCGACGACGCTGACCTCGCAGCAGACGAGATTGCCAAGCTGAAGTTGCAGCAGGACAAAGACGGTATTTCCGATCGTGTCGTCACGGGTGTGCTTGACTCTTTGGAAACTTCTCGTGACGTGAAGATGTCGTCCGTGTCGCTGCTATTCCACGGTAAGGTTCTGATCCAGGACTCGCAGCTGGAGTTGAACTACGGGCGGCGCTACGGTCTGCTAGGTGAGAACGGCTGTGGTAAGTCGACTTTCCTAAAGGCCATTGCCTCCCGTGAGTACCCAATCCCAGAAAACATTGATGTGTACCTGCTGGACGAGCCCGCTGAGCCCAGTGAGTATTCTGCGCTAGAATATGTGGTCCGCGAGGCCCAAAATGAGTTGAAGAGACTGGAGGATCTTGTGGAGAAGATTCTGTTGGAGGACGGGCCAGAGTCTGAGCTCCTGGATCCTTTGTACGAGAAAATGGACTCTATGGATCCTTCTACATTCGAATCCCGTGCCGCTATCATCTTAATCGGTTTAGGTTTCAACGCGAAGACTATTAATAAGAAGACGAAGGACATGTCGGGTGGCTGGAAGATGCGTGTTGCATTGGCCAAGGCGCTGTTTGTGAAACCTACTCTTTTGTTGCTGGACGATCCTACCGCACATTTGGACTTGGAAGCATGTGTCTGGTTGGAAGAGTACTTAAAGCGGTTTGACCGTACGCTTGTTCTTGTCTCTCACTCTCAGGACTTTTTGAACGGTGTCTGTACCAACATGCTTGACATGAGGCTTCAGAAGCTAACTGCTTATGGTGGTAACTACGACTCTTACGTGAAAACCCGTTCAGAATTGGAGACGAACCAGATGAAGCAGTACCACAAGCAGCAGGAAGAAATTGCACACATTAAGAAATTCATTGCTTCTGCAGGTACCTACGCAAACTTGGTGAAGCAAGCAAAGTCGAGACAAAAGATCCTGGACAAGATGGAGGCTGATGGTTTGATCCAGGCTGTTGTTGCAGACAGGGTTTTCTCTTTCCGGTTCCCAGAAGTTGAAAGATTGCCTCCTCCAGTCCTGGCCTTCGATGAGATCTCTTTCTCCTATGATGGAAATCCAGAAAACAACTTGTATGAGAAATTGAACTTTGGTGTTGACATGGATTCCAGAACCGCTCTAGTCGGTCCAAATGGTGTTGGTAAGTCTACTTTGTTAAAGATCATGACCGGTGAGTTGACGCCACATGGAGGCCGTGTTTCTAGACACACCCACGTTAAGCTTGGTGTGTACTCTCAGCACTCGCAGGACCAGTTGGACTTGACTAAGTCCGCGCTAGAGTTTGTCCGTGACAAATATGCCCATATCTCAGAAGATTTCCAATTCTGGAGAGGTCAACTTGGTCGTTACGGTTTGACTGGTGAAGCACAAACTGCCCAGATGGCCACACTATCTGAGGGTCAGCGTTCCCGTGTTGTGTTCGCTCTGCTAGCATTGGAACAACCAAACGTTTTGCTTCTGGACGAACCTACTAACGGTCTTGATATCCCTACAATCGACTCTTTGGCCGATGCCATTGATGCCTTCAATGGTGGTGTTGTGGTGGTTTCGCACGACTTCAGACTCTTGGACAGAATTGCCAAGGATATCTATGTCGTCGAGAACAAGACTGCAACCAGATGGGATGGTAGCATCTTGGATTACAAGAATAAGTTGGCCAAGAACGTTGTTTTGTAA
- a CDS encoding AFR229Cp (Non-syntenic homolog of Saccharomyces cerevisiae YIL166C, YOL163W and YOL162W; YOL162W and YOL163W represent one ORF in this genome): MESTRGLNKDNFDVWSEVSSREATKLNPFDDPFVADYYRKVYEDAKYECRKAFDPQLTWTHEEERKLVRKLDLRVALTSCVLFAALQIDRGNLGQAVADNMLDDIKMNTNDYNLGNQLFYVFFLLAEVPSQLISKKLGPDIFIPIQMVAWSVVAMSQAALSNKTGYLITRSVIGLLEGGFIADLVLWLSYFYTATELPIRLSFFWTTMSLVEVCTSLLAFLLFRLRGIAGLTGWQWLFLLEGLLTLIIGLSGFYLMVPSAVQTKNMLHPQGWFTEREELIVVNRVLRDDPSKGDMHNRQALTPKLIWQALTDYDLWPIYVIGLVHYLPDGTVSPYLTLTLKSVGFSKFTVQLLAIPRSIIFIIFLLGITRFSEKISQRALLGLIPSVWNTTLLGLLRWWSGSLVKAWPTYTILTLLLGAPYIHAICVSWASRNSNSIKTRAISAAVYNMFVQMGSIISNQLYREDDAPLYHRGNEILFWIMATNIPLFILVKLYYMHRNKSRDKKWNSMTECQQRAYIVNTTDKGNKRLDFRFAH, from the coding sequence ATGGAGAGCACCCGTGGACTTAATAAAGATAATTTTGATGTTTGGAGCGAGGTAAGTTCTCGGGAAGCAACGAAACTGAACCCTTTTGATGATCCATTTGTTGCGGATTATTACAGGAAAGTTTACGAAGACGCAAAATACGAATGCAGAAAGGCATTTGATCCTCAGCTCACTTGGACTCATGAGGAAGAACGAAAATTAGTACGAAAGTTGGATCTACGCGTGGCATTGACTTCGTGCGTCCTATTCGCCGCGTTACAAATAGATCGCGGAAACCTTGGGCAAGCAGTTGCAGATAATATGCTGGATGATATCAAAATGAACACCAATGACTATAATCTAGGCAATCAACTCTTTTATGTCTTTTTTCTTTTAGCTGAAGTCCCATCACAGTTGATATCTAAGAAACTGGGGCCAGACATTTTTATTCCTATTCAGATGGTAGCATGGAGCGTTGTTGCGATGTCACAAGCAGCTCTAAGTAATAAAACCGGCTATTTGATCACACGCAGTGTTATAGGTTTATTAGAGGGAGGATTTATTGCAGACCTCGTCTTGTGGTTATCTTACTTCTATACAGCTACAGAACTCCCCATCCGGCTCTCGTTTTTTTGGACTACGATGTCTCTAGTTGAAGTTTGCACTTCTTTACTAGCATTCTTGCTTTTCCGTCTAAGAGGTATAGCTGGTCTGACTGGTTGGCAATGGCTTTTTCTCTTAGAAGGATTACTTACTTTAATCATCGGACTCAGTGGCTTTTACCTGATGGTACCATCTGCAGTACAGACAAAAAACATGTTACACCCACAGGGCTGGTTCACGGAAAGAGAAGAATTAATTGTTGTTAATAGGGTTTTGCGTGATGATCCAAGCAAAGGAGATATGCACAATCGGCAAGCATTGACTCCAAAGTTGATATGGCAAGCATTAACTGACTATGATTTATGGCCGATTTACGTAATCGGACTGGTACACTACCTTCCTGATGGAACTGTTTCACCTTATTTGACTTTAACACTCAAATCAGTCGGTTTTTCAAAATTCACCGTTCAGCTACTAGCTATTCCTCGCAGTATCATTTTCATAATATTTCTTCTGGGTATTACGCGATTTTCTGAAAAGATTTCACAGCGTGCTTTACTTGGTTTAATACCATCTGTATGGAATACAACTTTACTCGGATTATTAAGGTGGTGGTCCGGCTCATTGGTAAAAGCATGGCCAACATATACAATACTGACCCTTTTACTTGGTGCGCCATATATCCACGCAATATGTGTATCTTGGGCCTCACGAAATTCTAATTCCATCAAAACGAGAGCAATCTCTGCTGCTGTTTACAACATGTTTGTTCAAATGGGAAGCATAATATCTAATCAATTGTACAGGGAAGATGATGCACCTCTTTATCACAGGGGTAACGAGATATTGTTTTGGATAATGGCTACCAATATACCATTATTCATTCTGGTAAAATTATACTACATGCATCGTAACAAATCGCGGGATAAAAAATGGAATAGCATGACTGAATGTCAGCAACGAGCTTATATAGTAAACACAACCGATAAGGGAAATAAAAGGTTAGACTTCAGATTCGCGCATTGA